In a single window of the Pseudomonadota bacterium genome:
- a CDS encoding cell envelope integrity protein TolA has translation LVEEQKRIAQEKALAKKREERQQAEAEKKRLAEEQRKKAEAEKKRKEEERRQRELAAALAAEEKARTEAARREHDQSEINKYIKLIRTQIGNTFNYPERGLSCELLVTMVPGGDVVDAKVIRSSGNAVFDRQAEIAVRKASPLPVPDDPRLFRQLREIQFVFEPEV, from the coding sequence GCTGGTCGAGGAGCAGAAGCGAATCGCGCAAGAAAAAGCGCTCGCGAAAAAACGTGAAGAACGCCAGCAGGCCGAAGCGGAGAAGAAACGTCTCGCCGAGGAACAACGCAAGAAGGCCGAGGCCGAGAAAAAGCGTAAAGAGGAAGAGCGGCGCCAGCGGGAATTAGCCGCGGCCCTGGCCGCGGAGGAAAAAGCGCGCACCGAGGCAGCGCGGCGCGAGCACGATCAAAGTGAAATCAACAAATATATTAAACTCATCCGGACTCAGATCGGCAACACCTTCAATTATCCCGAGCGAGGACTGTCCTGCGAACTATTGGTCACGATGGTGCCCGGGGGCGACGTCGTGGACGCTAAGGTGATACGATCGAGCGGCAACGCGGTGTTTGACCGGCAAGCGGAGATCGCGGTCCGCAAGGCGTCACCGCTACCGGTACCCGACGATCCGCGCTTGTTTCGGCAACTGCGCGAG